The genome window CGATTTCGACCACGGTGCCGAGAAAAGTCCGCCCCGGATAGGCGGCCAGACGCAATTCCAGGGTCTGCCCCGGCTCCACGTCACCGATCTCGGATTCCAGGACGGAGACGTCGACCACCAGGTCGTCGGTATCGGCGATCTCGAGCAGGTCACCGCCGGAGGCGATCCTCTCACCGGCACGGGCCTCGAGCCCGGGGGTGACCACAATGCCGTCGATGGGGGCCCGCAGGTCGCAGGCGGCCAGGCGCCGCATGACGTTGGCGGCCTTGGTCTCCAGGCGGCTGACCTCGGCCTGGGCGGCGGCGATGCGCTCCGGACGCGCCCCCTTCTCCACCATGCGGGCCTCTTCCGTCGCCGCCCGCAGGCTGCCCCGGCTGACCGCCAGTTCCTTGCTCACCTGCTCGTAGAGGTCGGCGGAGACCAGGCCCTCGGCCCGTAGTCGCTCGAGGCGCTCGTGCCTGGAGGCCAGGTGAGCCACCTCCGCCTGGGCGGCCCGCACCTTCTCCCACACCTGGCGCACCTGCTCGCGCTGGGGCCCGTCGATGAGCAGGCCGAGGTCCGCCCGGGCACGTTCGATGTCCGAACGCGTCATGGCGAGTTGGGCCAACAGTTCGCTGCGGTCGAGGCGAGCGACGACCTGTCCCGCCTCGACCCGCTCCCCCTCGCGCACCAGGATTTCGGCGATATTGCCGCTGACTTCCGGACGGACGGCCACCTGCAACCGGGCCCGCACCTCGCCCGTTCCCCGCACGCGCAGGGGCCAGGGCACGGCGGTCAGCACCCCCAGCAGCGCCAAGGCGGTGCCGATCTTCACCACCCTGGCCAGGGTCATCTTCCGCAGGCGCCCGACGAGGGCCACTCCCAACGCCCGCAACGGTCGGCGCAGGAGCATGACCAGGCTCGCCCCCACCGCCGCCGGACCCCAGATGCCGGCCAGCGCGATGCTCATCGAGGTCAGCGTGCGCAGCAAAACGAAGAGGATGAAGGCGATGTAGATCGCGGAGAGCGTCCCGTAGACGCCGAGAAAGATCCGCGCCTGGAGGGTCAGGGTCACCGGACTCGGCCTGCCGCGCAGGGAGGCCAGCCACCGACCGGCGGCGGCCAGAGCGGTCTTGCGCAGGTTCGGTATGCCGGAAAGATCCGACAGGACGTAGTAGCCGTCCAGGCGCATCAGCGGGTTCATGTTGAGCAGGACGCTACCGCCGGAGCTGACCATGATCAGCATGCAGGCCATGCCCAGGTGCCCGGGAGGCAACACCCGCCAGGCCAGCAGTGCCGAGCAGGCCACGGCCAGGTCGAACATCGGTCCCGCCAGGCCCACCAGAGCGCGCTGACGTCGATGGCGGAAGAGCCAGGCGTCGGACACGTCCACGTAGAGCGCGGGCATGAAGAAAAAGATCAGTAGAAAGCCCAGTTCGGGCACTTTCCCGCCGAAATGCTTGCAGGTCAGTCCGTGGGCGAACTCGTGCATCGCCGTGAGGAAGACCACGGCGACGATCAGGCCGCCCGCCCAGCCCGTCAGACTCAGCCGGGGCAAGCTGGCACTCAGCTCGGCCCAATCGGTCAGGGCGACCCATCCCGCCAGGGCCACCAGCGCCCCGTAGAACACGAGGAACGTACGGGTCCAGATCGGTCGCAGCAGCGGCTCGAGGCGCGTGAAGAGCGCATCGGGATCGAACAGGGGAATCCGGTAGTAGAAGGGGCTGTTCTTCGGCCCGGAAGCCTGCTGTTTGCCGGCTTCCAGCTGCCGGACCCGGCCGGCCTGGAGCAGAATCTGCCGGATGGCGGCGGCCCGCTGGTTACCCGGGTTGGCGGCGAGAATCTCGTCGAAGGCCCGCAGGGCCGCCTGGAAGCGCCCCTCGGCGAGCAGCGCGACGGCCGCGTCGAACTCCCGGGCCTCGGCCATGTTTCTGCGGGTCGGGGCCACGCCGGGGGGAGGCGGTTGATCCGCGGTACGAAAGCGGAAACCACCCTGCTGGAGGGCCTCGACCACCTGGCGGCCGAGGGCCGGCTCGAGAACGGGCAGGCAGGGACGATCGGATTCCACCAGGCCCTTTTCGACCAGGGTATCGATGAAGTCGTAGATCTCGTCGAGGCTCAGGGCTTCGCCCAGTTCACTGGCCAGTTCGACCTGGATGTCCACCGGGGTATGCACACCGTCCAGGCGCTCGAGGACGAAGCTCTCCATCTCATCGAAACGGAAATAGCGGCGGCTGCGCGGGTCCTTGACCACCCGACCGCGGCCGGTCTCCGCGTCCGGGTGGATCACCAGGTCGCTTCTCAGGCGCGGCTGGGTGCTGGTGGCCCCGGATCCTGCTGTGGTGACGACGTCCATTTCCCCTCGGCCGAACCCTGCCAGGCCCGCGGCGCAGGCCGCCCTCGCGGCGGGTTCCTGCGGAGAAGTTGGGTTTCGCCGCCAGGGAAGGCAAGTCGAGTCCGGGCCGCTTCCGGGTTCGAAGCAGCTTGGCTGGAGCCGCATTTTCCGGCACTCTGGTGCCGGCCATCAGGCAACCGGGGCCGGAGAGGGGATCGCCGTCCTTTTCCCCTTTCGATCCCGGTGAAATCGGCGTAAATGGTGATGGACGGATTTTCTTCCGGACTCACCACCCCACGGGGAATCCCATCCCCGCCCCCGGCTTCCCTATCCCGAGGGGGGAGGCCCATCGATGGAGGATAGGCAGATGCTGCGCAAGACGGCTCGTTGGATCGTCGGCTTTGGCCTGCTGGTGCTGCTGGCCGCCACACCGGCTCCGGCCAGTGAACCGTTCGATCTCAAGGTCGACCTGGACCTGGGCCCGGCCGTCACCGGGATGCTCCAGGAAGGCGACACCCTGCAGGTGATCCTGCGTCCTGAAATCCAGTATGGCCAGCGCACCGCCGCCGGGCAGCCCCTGGTCATGGAACGCAACTTCACCCCCGGCACACTGGTCGAGCACATCCGCTTCGACAAGGCTCTCGCACCGAACCAGATCTATCGCCTGGAACTGCGCATCGTGCGTCGCGACGCCAAGGGTCGGGAGCACTCCGTGCGTTATCTCTCCGCCCTGGCCAAACTCCCCCGTCGCCCGGTGGACCAGGCGATTCCCATGCGCCTGCACCGGGGACACAAGCGGGACACTCGGGCGAACCACGTGATGGTGGTCCGTGACCAGGATGGGGTCTACCGCGTGATGGTCTTCACCGCCTGACCG of Acidobacteriota bacterium contains these proteins:
- a CDS encoding efflux RND transporter periplasmic adaptor subunit, translated to MDVVTTAGSGATSTQPRLRSDLVIHPDAETGRGRVVKDPRSRRYFRFDEMESFVLERLDGVHTPVDIQVELASELGEALSLDEIYDFIDTLVEKGLVESDRPCLPVLEPALGRQVVEALQQGGFRFRTADQPPPPGVAPTRRNMAEAREFDAAVALLAEGRFQAALRAFDEILAANPGNQRAAAIRQILLQAGRVRQLEAGKQQASGPKNSPFYYRIPLFDPDALFTRLEPLLRPIWTRTFLVFYGALVALAGWVALTDWAELSASLPRLSLTGWAGGLIVAVVFLTAMHEFAHGLTCKHFGGKVPELGFLLIFFFMPALYVDVSDAWLFRHRRQRALVGLAGPMFDLAVACSALLAWRVLPPGHLGMACMLIMVSSGGSVLLNMNPLMRLDGYYVLSDLSGIPNLRKTALAAAGRWLASLRGRPSPVTLTLQARIFLGVYGTLSAIYIAFILFVLLRTLTSMSIALAGIWGPAAVGASLVMLLRRPLRALGVALVGRLRKMTLARVVKIGTALALLGVLTAVPWPLRVRGTGEVRARLQVAVRPEVSGNIAEILVREGERVEAGQVVARLDRSELLAQLAMTRSDIERARADLGLLIDGPQREQVRQVWEKVRAAQAEVAHLASRHERLERLRAEGLVSADLYEQVSKELAVSRGSLRAATEEARMVEKGARPERIAAAQAEVSRLETKAANVMRRLAACDLRAPIDGIVVTPGLEARAGERIASGGDLLEIADTDDLVVDVSVLESEIGDVEPGQTLELRLAAYPGRTFLGTVVEIAPVASVDDLGRAHFRVRCTIDSEQDLLRPGMTGAAKIDCGRLSIARLVLRRVLRLIEPSLL